A section of the Corynebacterium auris genome encodes:
- a CDS encoding acyltransferase family protein, translated as MAFQTATESRILERFDYFVAVFFALSAFLLARGGHRPGYYQRRLARLAPAYVVCVVVVALTLPELTNLSVPTFLANLFLVQIYVPDALIAGLTQMWSLCVEVAFYLVLPAYLALGTRGRWAALAVAVPLSFAWPWLIDSVDWVNMQIWPPSYVSWFAVGLAAAELERAGVRWRWPRWPVVLLFLPIAWLGGVAGPPGLEHPTPAEFNLRILLGACFAAVLVVPFALGPRDDAPLASPLMTRLGRWSYSIFLWHVAVLSFAFPVLGVPLFSGYFLPVLAFTAAFSIAVAYVSYEWIEVPGARWLRRALATGTPRGQETVGR; from the coding sequence GTGGCCTTCCAGACCGCCACCGAATCGCGCATCCTCGAACGCTTCGACTACTTCGTCGCGGTGTTTTTCGCGCTTTCGGCGTTCCTCCTCGCGCGCGGCGGGCACCGGCCCGGCTACTACCAGCGCCGCCTCGCGCGCCTCGCCCCCGCCTACGTGGTCTGCGTCGTCGTGGTCGCGCTCACCTTGCCCGAGCTGACGAACCTGAGCGTGCCCACCTTCCTGGCCAACCTCTTCCTCGTGCAGATCTACGTGCCCGACGCTCTCATCGCGGGCCTGACGCAGATGTGGTCGCTGTGCGTCGAAGTGGCCTTCTACCTCGTCCTTCCGGCGTACCTCGCCCTCGGCACGCGCGGGCGCTGGGCCGCGCTCGCGGTGGCGGTGCCGCTCTCCTTCGCCTGGCCGTGGCTCATCGACTCCGTGGACTGGGTCAACATGCAAATCTGGCCGCCGTCCTACGTTTCGTGGTTCGCGGTGGGCCTCGCCGCCGCCGAACTCGAGCGCGCCGGGGTGCGCTGGCGGTGGCCGCGCTGGCCCGTCGTCCTCCTTTTCCTGCCCATCGCCTGGCTCGGTGGGGTCGCCGGCCCCCCTGGCCTCGAGCACCCCACCCCCGCGGAGTTCAACCTCCGCATCCTCCTCGGCGCCTGCTTCGCCGCCGTCCTCGTCGTGCCCTTCGCCCTCGGGCCGCGTGACGACGCCCCCCTGGCCTCACCCCTCATGACCCGCCTCGGCCGCTGGTCCTACTCCATCTTCCTCTGGCACGTGGCCGTCCTCTCTTTCGCGTTCCCCGTCCTCGGCGTGCCGCTTTTCAGCGGGTACTTCCTCCCGGTGCTCGCGTTCACCGCAGCGTTCAGTATCGCGGTGGCCTACGTCTCCTACGAGTGGATCGAAGTGCCGGGAGCGCGGTGGCTGCGCCGCGCACTCGCGACGGGCACGCCGCGCGGCCAAGAGACAGTGGGGCGGTAG
- a CDS encoding porin PorA family protein, whose amino-acid sequence MFIVGVRRLRIAAAILLACLALNLLTPAIVAVQRTLPRPATFAATYDGPVPYSVEASFSRGAARDEVNIEARLLIDDTEHRDSYTARADTALPVDDRQGLTYAFPFAPEKRSYPYSDPFAERAVPLDYLGPGNVAGLETYKYRAEVAQGDYRAERIFDLERRTGRVLDETWTASGGPAEGFFRLSEQTRRGAIDTARGDVLVLRALEVLGWVTRAVAVLTLAWLAVAVARR is encoded by the coding sequence GTGTTCATTGTAGGAGTCAGACGCCTGCGCATCGCCGCGGCCATCCTCCTCGCCTGCCTGGCCTTGAACCTGCTCACCCCCGCAATTGTCGCCGTGCAGCGCACCCTGCCGCGCCCGGCAACGTTCGCAGCCACCTACGACGGGCCCGTGCCCTACTCGGTGGAGGCCAGCTTCTCGCGGGGCGCGGCGCGCGACGAGGTGAACATCGAGGCACGCCTGCTTATCGACGACACCGAGCACCGCGACTCCTACACCGCCCGCGCCGATACCGCCCTACCCGTCGACGACCGGCAGGGCCTGACCTACGCCTTCCCCTTCGCGCCGGAAAAGCGCAGCTACCCGTACTCGGACCCCTTCGCCGAGCGCGCCGTGCCGCTCGATTACCTCGGGCCCGGCAACGTGGCCGGGTTGGAGACCTACAAGTACCGGGCCGAGGTGGCGCAGGGGGATTACCGGGCGGAGCGGATCTTTGACCTGGAGCGGCGGACCGGGCGCGTGCTCGACGAGACGTGGACCGCCTCCGGCGGGCCCGCCGAGGGGTTTTTCCGCCTCTCGGAACAGACGCGCCGGGGGGCCATCGATACGGCGCGCGGCGACGTGCTCGTGCTGCGCGCACTCGAGGTGCTGGGGTGGGTCACGCGCGCCGTCGCGGTGCTCACCCTCGCGTGGCTGGCGGTTGCCGTTGCGCGCCGCTAG
- a CDS encoding three-helix bundle dimerization domain-containing protein, with the protein MTKKTIDFSIIREKALRNIREDLISTWSDRYAENQISDNFDSVLASHREKATVDNFLPVLVEAEMLDRLRSGAL; encoded by the coding sequence ATGACCAAGAAGACCATCGACTTCAGCATCATCCGCGAGAAGGCCCTGCGCAACATTCGCGAGGACCTCATCTCCACCTGGTCTGACCGCTACGCGGAGAACCAGATCAGCGACAACTTCGACTCCGTCCTTGCCTCGCACCGCGAAAAGGCAACGGTGGACAACTTCCTGCCCGTACTCGTCGAGGCCGAGATGCTCGACCGCCTGCGCAGCGGCGCGCTCTAA
- a CDS encoding glycosyltransferase family 4 protein, with product MKILLLCWRDTTHPQGGGSERYLERVGEYLAGRGHEVVYRTAKHTDAPRRSTRGGVRYERAGGKYGVYLLAPLSVWRHRPDVIVDTQNGIPFFARAYSRARSVLLTHHCHKEQWPVAGPFIGRFGWLLESVVAPWVYRGAQYVTVSEASKADLVALGVAPSDIAIVENGADPVPEGVPSLVDDGLVHVLTLSRLVPHKRLEHAIDAVAELDGVVLDIVGSGWWEDKLRAYAEPYGDKVVFHGHVNEAHKHALLERAELHLMPSAKEGWGIAVTEAAQHGVPTVGYYDAGGLRDSVVDGATGRLARNRAEFIEVTRALLDDAPARARLGAAARACAARYSWEESGRKFAQLLAGG from the coding sequence ATGAAGATACTTCTCCTATGCTGGCGCGATACCACCCACCCGCAGGGCGGCGGTTCGGAGCGCTACCTCGAACGCGTGGGGGAATACCTCGCCGGGCGGGGCCACGAGGTGGTCTACCGCACGGCGAAGCACACGGACGCGCCGCGGCGCTCGACGCGTGGCGGGGTGCGCTACGAGCGCGCGGGCGGGAAGTACGGGGTGTACCTGCTGGCGCCGCTGTCGGTGTGGAGGCACCGCCCGGACGTCATCGTGGACACCCAAAATGGCATTCCTTTCTTCGCGCGTGCGTACTCGCGGGCGCGGTCGGTGCTGCTGACTCACCACTGCCACAAGGAGCAGTGGCCGGTCGCAGGCCCGTTCATCGGGCGCTTCGGGTGGCTGTTGGAGTCCGTGGTGGCCCCGTGGGTCTATCGCGGGGCGCAGTACGTGACGGTGTCGGAGGCGTCGAAGGCGGACCTGGTGGCCCTCGGCGTCGCCCCCAGCGACATCGCGATTGTGGAAAACGGGGCCGACCCGGTGCCCGAGGGGGTGCCCTCGCTTGTCGACGACGGCCTCGTCCACGTCCTCACCCTCTCGCGCCTGGTGCCGCACAAGCGCCTCGAACACGCCATCGACGCGGTCGCGGAACTCGACGGGGTGGTGCTCGACATCGTGGGGTCCGGCTGGTGGGAGGATAAGCTGCGCGCCTACGCCGAGCCCTACGGCGACAAGGTGGTGTTCCACGGGCACGTCAACGAGGCGCACAAGCACGCCCTGCTCGAGCGGGCGGAGCTGCACCTCATGCCCAGCGCGAAGGAGGGCTGGGGGATCGCGGTGACGGAGGCGGCGCAGCACGGGGTGCCCACCGTGGGCTACTACGACGCAGGCGGCCTGCGGGACTCCGTCGTCGACGGGGCCACAGGCCGCCTGGCGCGCAATCGCGCTGAGTTTATCGAGGTCACGAGGGCGTTGCTTGACGACGCCCCCGCACGCGCCCGCCTCGGCGCTGCCGCGCGCGCCTGCGCCGCGCGTTACTCCTGGGAGGAGTCGGGGCGCAAGTTCGCGCAGCTGCTCGCGGGTGGTTAG
- a CDS encoding class I SAM-dependent methyltransferase — MYRTRRLATLRRSLRLLRSFPYEQVRPSIFYSGLARDTRQLLDALSTDLAGTPVRGVRVLDVGGGPGYFADAFADSFYVGLEPSVSEMSAAGLTGYGAVRGDGAALPFADASFDLVYSSNVAEHIPNWRDMGAEMLRVCRPGGLVVLSYTVWLGPFGGHETGLWEHYVGGEFARRRYVRKHGREPKNVWGTSLFDVSAAAGLNWAREMQTAGTGEFVFAFPRYHPRWAWWLTRVPLLREFAVSNLVVVLRAR, encoded by the coding sequence ATGTACCGTACCCGCCGCCTGGCCACGCTCCGCCGTTCCCTTCGGCTTCTGCGGTCCTTCCCCTACGAGCAGGTGCGCCCGAGCATCTTCTACTCCGGCCTCGCGCGCGATACGCGCCAGCTTCTCGACGCCCTCTCCACCGACCTCGCCGGCACGCCCGTCCGCGGCGTACGCGTGCTCGACGTCGGCGGCGGACCCGGCTACTTCGCCGACGCCTTCGCCGACTCCTTCTACGTCGGCCTGGAGCCCAGCGTCTCCGAGATGAGCGCGGCCGGGCTCACCGGCTACGGCGCGGTACGCGGCGACGGCGCCGCCCTGCCCTTTGCCGACGCCTCCTTCGACCTCGTCTACTCCTCCAACGTGGCCGAGCACATCCCCAACTGGCGCGACATGGGTGCAGAGATGCTGCGCGTGTGCCGCCCCGGCGGGCTGGTCGTGCTGTCCTACACCGTGTGGCTCGGCCCCTTCGGCGGCCACGAGACCGGACTGTGGGAGCACTACGTCGGCGGCGAGTTCGCCCGGCGCCGCTACGTGAGAAAGCACGGCCGCGAGCCGAAAAACGTGTGGGGCACCTCGCTTTTCGACGTCTCCGCCGCCGCCGGCCTCAACTGGGCCCGCGAGATGCAGACAGCGGGGACAGGCGAGTTCGTGTTCGCCTTTCCCCGCTACCACCCCCGGTGGGCGTGGTGGCTCACGCGCGTCCCGCTGCTGCGCGAGTTCGCAGTGTCCAACCTCGTGGTGGTGCTGCGCGCAAGGTAA
- a CDS encoding ATP-binding protein, with amino-acid sequence MTSQFTPDEWYKSIPDAVIAESILNRLVAGAEIITLEGTNMRLA; translated from the coding sequence GTGACATCCCAGTTCACACCCGACGAGTGGTACAAATCCATCCCGGATGCCGTCATCGCCGAATCCATCCTCAACCGACTCGTCGCCGGCGCCGAAATCATCACACTCGAAGGCACCAACATGCGACTGGCCTAA
- a CDS encoding integrase core domain-containing protein, with protein MAQALNSVFKAELIDRRAWPGLRDVLVATSTWVGWYNNRRLHSALGYRPPRQAHQEYTAAKAQAA; from the coding sequence ATGGCACAAGCGCTGAACTCCGTATTCAAAGCTGAACTCATCGACCGAAGGGCCTGGCCGGGGCTGCGAGACGTTCTCGTCGCGACCTCGACATGGGTCGGCTGGTACAACAACCGCCGCTTGCACTCGGCGCTAGGGTACCGCCCACCCCGCCAGGCCCATCAGGAATACACCGCCGCGAAAGCCCAAGCGGCCTAG
- a CDS encoding transposase, producing the protein MPKNTYSDEFKADAVGLYETTEGASYSSISEDLGIARGTLKTWVHKARRDRGQIPSTSPAGADQGLDPEDELVRLRSEVQRLKAETVKLTTERDILRKAAKYFAGETTW; encoded by the coding sequence ATGCCGAAAAACACTTACTCCGATGAATTCAAAGCCGACGCGGTCGGGCTCTACGAGACCACCGAGGGAGCCTCGTATTCCTCGATCTCGGAAGACCTCGGGATCGCCCGCGGCACGCTGAAGACCTGGGTCCACAAGGCCCGTCGGGACCGAGGGCAGATTCCCTCGACGTCCCCCGCTGGTGCCGACCAGGGGCTGGACCCCGAGGATGAGCTGGTCCGCCTGCGGTCAGAGGTCCAACGCCTGAAAGCCGAAACAGTGAAGCTGACGACCGAGCGCGACATTCTGCGCAAGGCGGCCAAATATTTCGCGGGAGAGACGACCTGGTGA
- a CDS encoding LGFP repeat-containing protein, whose amino-acid sequence MKLGTKLVAAATAAITACTLTVATAPADVFHGYWIGGRIEETYHRLGGWGRFGDATTPESVAAWNGRFQVFQRDASIYWHPNVDNGTAHQVGGRIRDKWGDLGWENAALGYPTTDELKTPDGVGRFNHFQGGSIYWSPNTDAHQIWGGIRDKWAAQGWETGPLGYPTTDELTTPDGKGKYNHFQNGSIYYSPAGGVHTVSGKIRDFWAKAGWEKSPLGFPSSDPYTAGGGMKQNFIGGSIQAFEPTGVALEKFDNKAYSSYRQVYPLFAKEDLPRWHAAGAHRELIQNMDKYFPLTGCPKEITLGVVCTLTGVGGYRGKVTVDRISDTGFTLKTAADHPEGAGRLLTIRFDEVTAPPADEKNLVFDTADIKTRYTGSNKTWIRLIVESSGPTASTQVQGPFSSEHIGTQIWGPFASKLRTTLDKSTTTYVPLTP is encoded by the coding sequence ATGAAGCTCGGTACAAAACTTGTCGCTGCGGCCACCGCAGCTATTACAGCGTGCACATTGACCGTTGCCACCGCCCCGGCAGACGTGTTCCACGGCTACTGGATCGGCGGCAGGATTGAGGAGACCTACCACCGGCTTGGTGGATGGGGCAGGTTCGGGGATGCCACCACACCGGAGAGTGTGGCTGCATGGAACGGTCGTTTCCAGGTCTTCCAACGCGACGCCTCCATCTACTGGCACCCCAACGTCGACAACGGCACCGCCCACCAGGTCGGAGGACGCATCCGCGACAAATGGGGCGATCTCGGGTGGGAAAACGCCGCACTGGGCTACCCCACTACCGATGAGTTGAAAACACCTGACGGTGTGGGGCGGTTCAACCACTTCCAGGGCGGATCAATCTACTGGTCGCCGAACACCGACGCACACCAGATCTGGGGCGGAATCCGCGACAAATGGGCGGCGCAAGGATGGGAGACCGGGCCGTTGGGCTATCCCACCACCGATGAGTTGACAACCCCGGATGGAAAAGGCAAGTACAACCACTTTCAGAACGGATCGATCTACTACTCGCCTGCTGGCGGGGTACACACTGTTAGCGGGAAGATTCGCGACTTTTGGGCCAAAGCCGGCTGGGAGAAAAGCCCCCTCGGATTCCCGTCGTCGGATCCGTACACTGCCGGCGGCGGGATGAAGCAGAATTTCATCGGTGGTTCCATCCAAGCGTTTGAGCCCACCGGTGTAGCCCTGGAAAAGTTCGATAACAAGGCCTACTCCAGCTACCGGCAGGTCTACCCCCTTTTCGCAAAAGAAGACCTTCCTCGCTGGCACGCCGCGGGCGCACACCGCGAACTGATTCAGAACATGGACAAGTACTTCCCGTTAACGGGGTGTCCGAAAGAAATCACCCTGGGTGTGGTATGCACTCTCACCGGTGTCGGTGGGTACCGCGGAAAAGTCACCGTTGACCGTATCTCGGATACCGGATTCACCTTAAAAACAGCCGCCGACCACCCCGAGGGAGCTGGTCGCCTGCTGACCATCCGTTTCGACGAGGTCACCGCCCCACCGGCGGATGAGAAAAACCTCGTCTTCGACACCGCCGACATCAAGACCCGCTACACCGGGTCGAATAAAACCTGGATCCGCCTCATCGTCGAATCCTCCGGACCGACAGCATCCACCCAGGTACAAGGACCGTTTAGCTCCGAGCATATCGGCACGCAAATCTGGGGGCCGTTTGCAAGCAAACTGCGCACCACGCTGGATAAATCCACCACCACCTACGTCCCGCTGACCCCCTAA
- a CDS encoding AbfB domain-containing protein: MHTRLPRLVHAAVAAAAALMTTAAFAAPALAKTTVDTIAGDGGLTQQACGMQPQQIRVDSSSVQGMSACFGLVAPTGWVAVNITGSYGVVNNLTVPVAVAFKLPDGAVYFQQTIQPGQVKSVDVDRRGSTIVELQVSPVATSTGTSTATLTPAADKSNVITLRSAGKLAPGRVLRISWAGVSLSALDRNSGFNDRLDASFTVVPALDGTQCVSLESAAYPGVFLTMSTTGAVQTATNPAPKSATWCASAATTTPTGVHLANASNQTRLLAAATGGKVTTSTTRSLETVWFSDQALAWPGK, translated from the coding sequence ATGCACACTCGCCTGCCCCGCTTGGTGCACGCTGCTGTCGCCGCAGCAGCAGCCCTGATGACCACCGCCGCGTTTGCTGCCCCGGCACTGGCGAAAACCACCGTCGACACCATCGCCGGTGACGGCGGGTTAACCCAGCAAGCCTGCGGTATGCAACCGCAACAAATCCGCGTCGACTCGTCATCCGTGCAAGGCATGTCCGCCTGCTTTGGGCTTGTAGCACCCACGGGGTGGGTCGCGGTCAACATCACCGGCTCCTACGGCGTGGTCAACAACCTCACCGTCCCCGTTGCCGTGGCTTTCAAACTGCCCGACGGTGCCGTCTACTTCCAACAGACCATCCAACCTGGACAGGTTAAGAGTGTTGACGTTGACCGCCGTGGGTCAACCATCGTCGAGCTGCAAGTTAGCCCCGTGGCAACCTCCACCGGCACATCCACCGCCACGTTGACACCGGCGGCCGATAAATCCAACGTCATCACCCTGCGCAGCGCAGGAAAACTAGCGCCCGGACGTGTCCTGCGCATCAGCTGGGCAGGAGTGTCCTTAAGCGCACTGGATCGCAATAGCGGGTTCAACGACCGACTGGATGCATCCTTTACTGTTGTTCCTGCTCTCGACGGCACACAATGCGTCTCCTTAGAGTCCGCCGCCTACCCGGGAGTCTTTCTGACAATGAGCACCACAGGAGCGGTGCAAACAGCCACCAACCCCGCCCCAAAATCCGCGACCTGGTGTGCCAGTGCAGCAACAACGACACCCACCGGGGTGCATCTGGCTAACGCCTCAAACCAAACCCGCCTCCTTGCTGCCGCAACCGGAGGAAAAGTCACCACCAGCACCACACGCAGCCTCGAAACTGTGTGGTTTAGCGACCAGGCTCTCGCCTGGCCAGGAAAGTAG
- a CDS encoding HNH endonuclease gives MLPSHMRTGRVRLWTHRFLAGSLVTAIVASTSQADAIAQDEAQRLSEEITASAEARSFAVSMLDSAFPASREAAVDALSGSERNWSNYVDTGREIAQQQDLRSIMSTLSSVSGPTVQDRANELLASGTTEEMGEFIESGWQQAQAQDDRATAWEAAEAPEGSTLKAAADEALRINTPDALAEFAATGQETARAHDRRREVYELTNSPLPTVAANAAEALQVGTDTAIEGFLRYGQFVAATQDAERMDISQLVEMAITEAETATNENNKAWMQADRAARAAEAARIATEKSRDEALAANAAQNRAGNAAIAAGNLATQSAHVADQAVAASQEARQALRQTADALSRAASASARAQAAAAAAASAANAAAYDAGSAAAARRAAEQARNAAQAAQRSAEAYNYASQAAGYAQSAGRAAGSAAANADAAATAATNAASAAGVSEAAAAEARAGAARARNAAARARNAAHQVDTLVAQIQGLVEEAKTAAREAADHARRAADAADAAAREAGNARYAATFAGQHAQAAADAADKARRNTDLAVKTHQIANVSADQRLEDERAFLKDQALAARDVQDAQDNAAAEERKRRGELTARMEALTQSLPDSEDSFTPTDESLGDIRQLALAAAQVGSPAVAGAAKVALEGNTDEDLIDFAFYSYPDAVATDDLNEVSYIALYDPDENIRAAADEMGYEDDAAIARFINDELPQMRLPGLIAQTWQLRESAGPATQAAADEALRTNTFDALNTFVHGGGYDHARYTDQLQEAYALTESGGREVAIAAEAAVTGDRAGLNEFVTIEQYRRAMYDHQRDAHNADIDALLELGKNAALTASQQAADAQQAHQRALGSAAQADQYAQQAQQWAGQAQQSAQLAQTHVASAQQALTFAKQQQQKAHAAAASAEADAAQATSNADQATAYAATARTAANNAAASASSARQSANAASHDAAAASQAANDAYNAAWQLELSELEQARSAAAEGLITTETQSALDRIRNAIGKENLDLILDLIGVGDVLKCFRGQVNGCIWATVGILPIGKAAKIAKAMPAIRRLIAKAGDIKHAFSNSHVTKALNEALNPVACRITGTIAHTAGTPTYAPAIYHPTAGTTSPYAIAASQCPIPSTVQKVGPFNRNPINAEFADGFWRDGDPARMPKDWEFGPIRFTERGFPNFNAHVHTYNGRKGDVVIKITGDRDADYRAADKALGLPPGYREREKLTWHHHEDKGRMQLIPTKLHKAVRHTGGFSMHRP, from the coding sequence ATGTTGCCATCCCATATGCGCACCGGCCGAGTCCGCCTGTGGACGCATCGTTTTCTCGCAGGATCACTGGTCACCGCGATCGTTGCTTCAACCTCCCAGGCCGATGCCATCGCCCAGGACGAAGCACAGCGACTGTCCGAGGAGATCACTGCTTCAGCTGAAGCACGTTCGTTTGCTGTCAGCATGCTCGATTCCGCGTTTCCCGCCTCACGCGAAGCTGCAGTAGACGCCCTGAGCGGCTCCGAGCGGAACTGGTCGAACTACGTCGATACAGGGCGCGAGATTGCACAGCAACAGGACCTGCGCAGCATCATGTCCACACTGTCATCTGTGAGCGGACCGACGGTGCAGGACCGCGCCAATGAACTGCTCGCTTCCGGAACCACAGAGGAAATGGGCGAGTTCATCGAGTCAGGGTGGCAGCAAGCTCAAGCACAAGATGACCGTGCAACTGCCTGGGAAGCCGCAGAAGCCCCCGAGGGCTCCACTCTAAAAGCAGCCGCTGACGAAGCACTGCGGATCAACACACCGGACGCACTCGCCGAGTTCGCGGCCACAGGGCAGGAAACAGCACGCGCGCATGACCGCCGGCGTGAAGTCTACGAGCTGACGAACTCGCCCCTGCCGACAGTTGCGGCCAACGCCGCGGAAGCATTGCAGGTGGGAACAGATACCGCGATCGAGGGGTTTTTGCGCTACGGCCAGTTCGTCGCGGCTACCCAAGATGCCGAAAGGATGGACATTTCCCAGCTGGTCGAAATGGCCATCACAGAGGCTGAGACCGCCACAAACGAAAACAACAAAGCGTGGATGCAGGCTGACCGGGCGGCACGCGCAGCTGAAGCGGCCCGCATCGCGACGGAAAAATCCCGCGATGAAGCGCTCGCCGCCAATGCAGCCCAAAACAGGGCCGGAAACGCTGCAATTGCGGCAGGTAACCTCGCCACCCAGTCAGCGCACGTCGCCGATCAGGCAGTAGCCGCCTCACAGGAGGCACGTCAAGCCCTCCGGCAAACCGCTGATGCCCTCTCTCGTGCTGCCTCCGCCTCTGCGCGCGCCCAAGCCGCCGCAGCGGCGGCAGCCTCAGCTGCTAACGCCGCAGCATACGATGCAGGTTCCGCTGCGGCAGCGCGCCGCGCTGCTGAACAGGCACGCAACGCTGCTCAAGCCGCGCAGCGATCCGCCGAAGCATATAACTATGCCTCCCAAGCCGCAGGCTATGCCCAATCTGCTGGACGTGCCGCAGGATCAGCGGCAGCAAACGCCGACGCCGCCGCCACAGCAGCAACCAACGCCGCCAGTGCGGCAGGAGTCAGTGAAGCCGCCGCGGCTGAAGCCCGAGCCGGAGCAGCCCGCGCCCGCAACGCCGCGGCCCGCGCCCGCAACGCCGCTCACCAGGTCGACACCCTTGTTGCCCAGATTCAGGGCCTGGTTGAAGAGGCGAAAACCGCCGCACGCGAAGCTGCCGACCATGCACGCAGAGCTGCCGACGCCGCCGACGCTGCGGCACGCGAAGCGGGAAATGCACGCTACGCCGCCACGTTTGCTGGCCAGCATGCCCAGGCCGCAGCCGATGCAGCGGATAAAGCACGCCGCAACACAGACCTCGCGGTCAAAACGCATCAGATTGCAAACGTAAGCGCCGACCAGCGCCTTGAAGACGAACGTGCATTCCTGAAAGATCAAGCCCTCGCAGCACGCGACGTTCAAGACGCCCAAGATAACGCCGCGGCTGAAGAGCGCAAACGCCGTGGCGAACTTACAGCTCGCATGGAGGCGCTGACCCAGTCGCTTCCTGACAGTGAGGACAGCTTTACCCCCACCGATGAATCTCTTGGCGATATCCGCCAACTCGCGCTTGCTGCAGCCCAAGTCGGATCCCCCGCTGTTGCGGGAGCGGCGAAAGTAGCCCTCGAAGGAAACACCGACGAGGATCTCATTGACTTCGCCTTCTACTCCTATCCCGACGCGGTCGCTACTGATGACCTCAACGAGGTCAGCTACATCGCCCTGTACGACCCGGATGAAAACATCCGCGCCGCCGCCGACGAAATGGGCTACGAGGACGACGCCGCAATCGCGCGCTTTATCAACGACGAGCTTCCCCAGATGCGCCTGCCCGGCCTTATTGCGCAAACCTGGCAACTGCGTGAAAGCGCCGGACCTGCCACGCAAGCCGCCGCAGACGAAGCACTGCGCACCAACACATTTGATGCCCTTAATACCTTTGTCCACGGCGGCGGATACGACCACGCCCGCTACACCGACCAGCTGCAGGAAGCCTACGCCCTGACAGAATCCGGAGGCCGGGAAGTCGCAATCGCCGCCGAAGCGGCAGTAACCGGCGACCGTGCAGGTCTCAATGAATTCGTCACTATCGAGCAATACCGCCGCGCGATGTATGACCACCAGCGCGACGCCCACAACGCCGATATTGACGCGCTACTCGAACTCGGTAAAAACGCGGCCCTTACCGCCTCCCAGCAAGCCGCCGACGCACAACAAGCCCACCAACGCGCCCTGGGGTCGGCAGCCCAAGCCGACCAGTACGCACAGCAAGCACAGCAATGGGCAGGACAAGCCCAACAATCAGCGCAACTCGCCCAAACCCACGTCGCCTCCGCGCAACAAGCGCTAACCTTCGCCAAACAACAGCAACAAAAAGCCCACGCCGCCGCAGCATCTGCCGAAGCCGACGCAGCACAAGCAACCAGCAACGCCGATCAAGCCACCGCATATGCCGCCACTGCCCGCACTGCAGCGAACAACGCCGCAGCCTCCGCCTCATCCGCACGCCAATCCGCCAACGCGGCCAGCCACGATGCCGCCGCCGCATCACAAGCCGCCAACGACGCCTACAACGCGGCATGGCAACTCGAACTATCCGAACTCGAACAAGCCCGCTCCGCAGCCGCAGAAGGACTCATCACCACTGAGACGCAAAGCGCCCTCGATAGAATCCGCAACGCGATCGGGAAAGAAAACCTCGACCTCATCCTCGACCTCATCGGGGTAGGCGACGTCCTTAAATGCTTCCGCGGACAAGTAAACGGATGCATCTGGGCGACAGTAGGAATCCTGCCCATCGGCAAGGCAGCAAAAATCGCCAAAGCCATGCCCGCCATCCGCAGGCTCATCGCCAAAGCCGGCGACATCAAACACGCGTTCAGTAATTCACATGTCACAAAAGCGCTCAACGAAGCGCTCAACCCCGTCGCCTGCCGCATCACAGGAACCATCGCCCACACCGCAGGAACGCCTACCTACGCCCCCGCGATCTACCACCCTACTGCTGGGACCACAAGCCCCTACGCAATAGCCGCTTCACAATGCCCAATCCCATCCACAGTCCAGAAAGTAGGACCGTTCAACCGCAACCCAATCAACGCTGAATTTGCAGATGGTTTCTGGCGCGACGGTGACCCCGCAAGAATGCCGAAAGATTGGGAGTTTGGTCCAATCCGCTTTACCGAAAGAGGATTCCCGAACTTCAATGCGCACGTTCATACTTACAATGGCAGGAAAGGCGACGTAGTGATCAAGATCACGGGTGATCGTGATGCGGATTACCGCGCAGCAGACAAAGCATTAGGGCTTCCCCCAGGATACAGGGAACGGGAAAAGCTAACATGGCACCATCACGAAGATAAGGGTCGGATGCAACTCATTCCAACGAAGCTGCATAAAGCCGTCAGACATACCGGCGGTTTTTCAATGCACCGGCCCTAA